From a region of the Arvicanthis niloticus isolate mArvNil1 chromosome 6, mArvNil1.pat.X, whole genome shotgun sequence genome:
- the Mxra7 gene encoding matrix-remodeling-associated protein 7: MESPVEMLAVLPALVTALALLLAWLLLRRGAAPVPESTAPAEAPGAPAPPEPPEPCAPEPAPAGPCQSERVAEPGEPETEEPVAEERQDEDSDSEMGPPTEEPEEEDGAAFSFKYSPGQLRGSQYKKMMTKEELEEEQRVQKEQLAAIFKLMKDNKDTFGEMSDGDVQEQLRLYDM; encoded by the exons ATGGAGTCGCCGGTCGAAATGCTGGCCGTGCTACCCGCACTGGTCACGGCGCTAGCGCTGCTACTCGCCTGGCTGCTGCTGCGGCGTGGGGCGGCCCCGGTCCCGGAGAGCACCGCCCCGGCCGAGGCCCCCGGGGCTCCTGCGCCGCCTGAGCCTCCCGAGCCCTGCGCCCCGGAGCCAGCACCCGCGGGACCGTGCCAGTCCGAGCGCGTGGCGGAGCCGGGGGAGCCCGAGACGGAGGAGCCAGTGGCCGAGGAGAGACAG GATGAAGACTCAGACAgtgagatggggccacccactgaAGAACCTGAGGAAGAAGACG gagCAGCCTTCTCCTTTAAGTACAGCCCTGGGCAGCTGAGGGGAAGCCAGTACAAGAAGATGATGACCAAAGAAGAACTGGAGGAGGAACAGAG agttcagaaagaacagcTGGCTGCCATCTTCAAGCTCATGAAGGACAACAAGGACACGTTTGGTGAGATGTCAGATGGGGACGTGCAGGAGCAACTCCGACTCTATGACATGTAG